In Anaerobacillus isosaccharinicus, one genomic interval encodes:
- the pruA gene encoding L-glutamate gamma-semialdehyde dehydrogenase gives MVVPYKHEPFTDFTVDKNRQEFEAALKTVEAELGKNYDLIINGERIVTEDKMVSFNPSNTQQIIGNVSKANIELAEKAMQVADETFNIWKKWKPEVRADILFKAAAIIRRRKHEFSAYLVYEAGKPWNEADADTAEGIDFLEYYARQMLELSKGFAVESRPFEHNKLSYIPLGVGVVIPPWNFAFAIMAGMTAAAVVTGNTVLLKPAETTPVIAYKFMEVLEEAGLPKGVVNYIPGYGSEIGDYLVDHTRTRFISFTGSKAVGVRIYERAAKVHPGQKWLKRVVAEMGGKDAIIVDKDTDLELAAQSIVKSAFGFSGQKCSACSRAIIHQDVYDQVLERTVQLTKEINVGSPVDFNNFMGPVTDQKAFDKITSYFEIGKEEGKLMTGGTADSSKGFFIQPTIFADVNENARIMHEEVFGPFVAFCKAKDFDHALEIANNTEYGLTGAVLTRNRENLEKAREDFHVGNLYFNRGCTGAIVGYHPFGGFNMSGTDSKAGGPDYLLLFTQAKLVSEQL, from the coding sequence ATGGTAGTACCTTACAAACATGAACCATTTACAGATTTTACAGTAGATAAAAATCGTCAAGAATTTGAGGCGGCTCTAAAAACAGTGGAAGCTGAATTAGGGAAAAACTACGATCTTATCATCAATGGAGAAAGAATTGTTACAGAAGATAAAATGGTTTCTTTTAATCCTTCGAATACACAACAAATTATTGGAAACGTTTCCAAGGCGAACATAGAATTAGCAGAGAAGGCTATGCAAGTTGCTGATGAAACATTTAATATATGGAAAAAGTGGAAGCCTGAAGTTCGTGCAGATATCCTTTTCAAAGCAGCAGCAATTATTAGACGTCGTAAGCATGAATTCTCAGCTTATTTAGTTTATGAAGCTGGTAAGCCTTGGAATGAAGCAGATGCTGATACTGCAGAAGGTATTGATTTCCTTGAATATTATGCAAGACAAATGCTTGAGCTTAGTAAAGGTTTCGCCGTAGAAAGCAGACCTTTTGAGCATAACAAACTCTCTTATATTCCATTAGGAGTTGGGGTTGTTATTCCACCTTGGAACTTTGCTTTTGCAATTATGGCGGGAATGACAGCAGCTGCTGTTGTTACTGGAAATACAGTGTTACTTAAGCCTGCAGAGACGACGCCAGTTATCGCATATAAATTTATGGAAGTGTTAGAAGAAGCAGGTCTTCCAAAAGGTGTAGTTAACTACATCCCAGGCTATGGTTCAGAAATTGGTGACTATTTAGTAGATCACACACGTACTCGTTTTATCTCGTTCACGGGTTCAAAAGCTGTGGGTGTACGTATTTACGAGCGTGCTGCCAAGGTTCACCCTGGCCAAAAATGGTTAAAGCGTGTTGTTGCAGAGATGGGTGGTAAAGATGCAATTATCGTAGATAAAGACACTGATTTAGAATTAGCTGCACAATCTATTGTTAAATCAGCATTTGGCTTCTCAGGTCAAAAATGTTCTGCTTGCTCTAGAGCAATTATTCACCAAGACGTTTATGACCAAGTGTTAGAAAGAACAGTACAGCTTACTAAAGAAATAAATGTTGGTTCACCTGTTGACTTCAACAACTTTATGGGACCAGTAACTGACCAAAAAGCATTTGATAAGATCACAAGTTATTTCGAGATTGGAAAAGAAGAAGGCAAATTAATGACTGGTGGAACAGCCGACAGTTCTAAAGGTTTCTTCATCCAACCAACAATCTTTGCTGATGTAAACGAAAATGCTCGTATTATGCATGAAGAAGTATTTGGTCCATTTGTTGCTTTCTGTAAAGCAAAAGACTTTGATCATGCTTTAGAAATAGCTAATAACACCGAGTATGGGTTAACAGGTGCCGTTCTTACTAGAAATAGAGAAAACTTAGAGAAGGCTCGCGAGGACTTCCATGTTGGAAATCTATATTTCAATAGAGGATGTACAGGAGCTATCGTAGGCTATCACCCATTTGGTGGATTTAATATGTCAGGAACTGATTCAAAAGCTGGTGGACCAGATTATTTATTACTATTTACTCAAGCTAAATTAGTTTCTGAACAACTATAA
- a CDS encoding sigma-54 interaction domain-containing protein: MFEFKDPKQLKKFTKFYQHVINEIDIGVHVIDESGKTVIYNQKMMEIEAMHVEDVINKSLRDVFMFYEDQESTLLQALDEGKTTKNKKQTYFNNKGQEITTINNTHPIIENGKVIGAIEIAKDITKLEKLIRENRAKTDTLYTFNSIIGESGPIKEVIEHAKRATRTSSSVLIIGETGTGKELFAQSIHHSSERQSKPFISQNCAALPESLIEGLLFGTKKGAFTGATERPGLFEQANGGTILLDEINSLSVGLQAKLLRVIQEKNLRRVGDTKDTPIDVRIIATMNEDPITAIEEGRLRNDLYYRLSVVSLHIPSLRKRKGDIPLLVNTFIHKFNRMFQMDVRKIDEEILRLFYEYDWPGNVRELEHVIEGAMNLMIDEDQIDFVHLPSHFRNKTQFKDEIPQMFQPSNKKSDYKPFTKPLKQQLEEFEEYYIERVLEQHNNNVTQASKQLGLSRQSLQYRIKKFH, translated from the coding sequence TTGTTTGAATTTAAGGATCCCAAGCAATTAAAAAAATTCACTAAATTCTATCAACATGTCATTAATGAAATTGATATTGGTGTCCACGTCATTGACGAAAGTGGAAAAACGGTAATATACAATCAAAAAATGATGGAAATCGAAGCTATGCATGTTGAAGATGTTATAAATAAAAGCTTGCGTGATGTTTTCATGTTTTACGAGGATCAAGAAAGTACACTTCTCCAAGCTTTGGATGAAGGAAAAACAACGAAAAATAAAAAACAAACCTACTTTAACAATAAAGGGCAAGAAATCACAACAATTAACAATACCCATCCCATAATAGAGAATGGTAAAGTCATAGGTGCCATTGAAATTGCTAAGGATATCACCAAACTTGAAAAACTAATTAGAGAAAATCGGGCAAAAACTGATACTTTATATACTTTTAATTCGATCATCGGTGAAAGTGGTCCAATTAAAGAGGTGATAGAACATGCAAAAAGAGCTACACGTACATCTTCCTCTGTTCTTATTATTGGAGAAACCGGTACCGGTAAGGAGCTTTTTGCACAAAGTATCCACCATAGTAGCGAGCGCCAAAGCAAACCTTTCATAAGTCAGAACTGTGCTGCCCTCCCCGAAAGCTTAATAGAAGGGTTGTTATTCGGCACTAAAAAAGGGGCCTTTACCGGAGCAACCGAACGACCAGGGCTATTCGAACAAGCAAATGGAGGAACAATTTTATTAGATGAAATCAACTCTTTAAGTGTTGGTTTACAAGCAAAACTACTTCGGGTTATCCAAGAGAAAAACTTAAGACGAGTAGGTGACACGAAAGACACACCTATTGATGTAAGGATTATAGCGACAATGAATGAAGATCCAATTACAGCTATTGAAGAAGGGAGACTTAGAAATGATTTGTATTACCGGCTTAGTGTCGTCTCTCTTCATATCCCCTCATTACGAAAACGGAAAGGAGATATCCCCCTACTCGTAAATACATTCATTCATAAGTTTAATCGTATGTTTCAAATGGATGTTAGAAAGATTGATGAAGAAATTTTACGTCTATTTTATGAGTATGACTGGCCAGGCAACGTCCGAGAACTTGAGCACGTTATTGAGGGAGCGATGAACTTAATGATCGATGAGGATCAAATAGATTTTGTCCATTTACCTAGTCACTTCCGTAACAAAACTCAATTTAAAGATGAAATCCCACAAATGTTTCAACCTTCAAATAAGAAATCAGATTATAAGCCTTTTACAAAACCACTAAAGCAACAACTAGAGGAATTTGAAGAGTACTATATAGAAAGAGTACTTGAACAGCATAACAACAACGTCACTCAAGCATCAAAACAACTAGGATTAAGTCGACAAAGCTTGCAATATCGGATAAAGAAATTTCATTAG
- a CDS encoding YitT family protein — MLYRKKLLAILAGSFIISLGINNFFVPFHILDGGMIGLGLILHYLYEINVGVAILLLSIPIYCGAWFWYREFFYNSIIGFVISALFIDLFQWLTFTVDDLSPLIAAIIGGTLLGVGVGIMFLYDISTGGLDLLAQMIADFFKMNVGIFIFIIDLIVVFAGISVITFDEMILSTIAVAATGVATTAIVILKDR; from the coding sequence ATGCTTTACAGAAAAAAATTACTAGCAATACTTGCTGGCAGCTTCATTATTAGTTTAGGAATTAATAACTTCTTTGTTCCGTTTCATATATTAGATGGTGGAATGATCGGCCTAGGCTTAATCCTTCATTATTTATATGAAATTAACGTTGGTGTAGCCATTTTGCTGTTAAGTATCCCTATATACTGCGGAGCCTGGTTCTGGTATCGAGAATTCTTTTATAATAGTATCATCGGCTTCGTTATATCGGCTCTATTTATCGATCTTTTTCAATGGCTAACTTTTACCGTTGATGATCTTTCACCATTAATTGCTGCTATAATTGGTGGCACACTCCTTGGAGTAGGTGTCGGAATTATGTTTCTATACGATATAAGTACCGGTGGCTTAGACTTATTAGCACAAATGATTGCTGACTTTTTTAAAATGAACGTAGGTATATTTATATTTATTATTGATTTGATCGTTGTTTTTGCTGGGATTTCTGTCATAACGTTTGACGAAATGATTCTTTCTACGATTGCTGTAGCAGCTACAGGCGTTGCTACGACAGCAATCGTCATCTTAAAGGATAGGTAA